In the Ranitomeya imitator isolate aRanImi1 chromosome 2, aRanImi1.pri, whole genome shotgun sequence genome, taaggcctctttcactcttgcgtcggtacgggtccatcgctatgcgtcgggacgACGTACCGACgcgcgttgtgaaatttgtgcatgacgtgggcagcggatgcagtttttcaacgctcatgcatgcgcggtagaaaatggcgggcgagacgGCCAAAAAATTTTTCAATTGaaagttttttcgtgccgacggtctgccaaaacacgacggatctgtagcacgacggaggcgatgtctggccatctgtcacgatccgtcgctaatacaagtctatgggtaaaacgcatcctgcgagcacatttgcaggatccgtttatttgcaccggatcttttttttttccgccagatccgtttttttcaaccggatccgtttttttccgccggatccattttttttccaccggatgtttttttttccgccagatctgttttttctcatagagttgtattagcgccagattgcgcctgatggccacacgtttaatccgtttttgcaggatccgtcaaaaaagctgtttccgccggacggaaaacacatacagatgaatggtttttcggtacgtcgaaaaaatgcacagcgactgatctagcaaaaaacggatgaaacgtgtggccatcagacgcactccggcgctaatacaactctatgagaaaaaaatggatctggcggacaaaaacgatcaggtggaaaaaaaacggatatggcgggaaaaaaaagatccggcagaaaaaaaaagatccggcgaaaaaaaatggatcctgcaaatgtgcttacaggatgcgttttgtacccatagacttctgatcgtgcactccgcctcctagccacaggtgttttaattacagcaggtccaatacccctccacagagagagaattttagtctaagaagaggtttcacatgtagccattcagatggagacgtttattctcagcaaggtaaggcaagtgtaggacctggtataagagagatgccgtaaagggactaccaggtacacataaaattggccatttttatgcgctaaatgctctcatttttcatatttctagtgcagtaatgcagttcaaatttcgtttttcaagtttgtatgttctagcgctgcagtgtgctgccttatttacttaactatatacgagttggcgactctaggttcagcacctgttcacactgagtctatgtttggatgtgccggtcaggtttttgaaatgtttctttttctgtggcacacatgcagtgtgcttatattctgtgcttttcatttgtttttctcttgtccagcttactgtgtcagtgtttttctcagtcttgttggattctctggagttgcagatatacgctccacctctttagttagattgtggagtttttgtattttctccggtggatatttttggaaggattttttaatactgatggcttagtatcctgtcctatcctttcctatttagctagtgtgtgcctcatttgctaaatcctgtttcctgcctgcgtgtgtcttttcctctacttctcaccgtcaatatttgtggggggctgcctatcctttggggttctgctctgaggcaagatagtattcctatttccatctataggggtatttagtcctccgactgtgacgaggtgtctaggttttgttaggcacaccccacggctacttctagttgcggtgttaagatcagggtttgcggtcagtatagttaccacctactccagtgaatgttttcatgctgctccaaggtcaccggatcataacactgtcTGCGGCTTGTGGCATAACAGTCAGTCTGTCCGCGGCTTGTGAGACCTCAGCGTGCTCATGCAGGGGGTGCGATGACATCATTGTCTTGCGCCGCTCTACAGGCCAGTAGAGAAGACGGAGGCTGCAGTGCCAGTAATCAGGATGAGGGTAGCATAAACCTTATTTGTTATATGAATGGGCTGTGGGCCATCCTACTGCATATATggtggctggggccatcatactttatgtaTGGGGTGaactagggccatcatactgtaatactgtatatatggggggaactggggccatcatactatatatattgttatagcaggatccattttatcctgcttgcctccattttgtgtaagtgttactaaaggtcagataaacacgttgttattcactattcttcattttagctgttattgcagattgtagcagggaatgtccttgggaaaataacaaataatgtactgtgtaaaaatatgtttgcaAAACCATagggagtaatacactccgacgcttagcccatatatggagaatccgcctccgacacaagaatgcataaaaagtgtgtgtaagcttattaaaaCTAGAGCTATACTTCAGATACAGCCTTGGTGTATTGTGTCTTATCTCTCCGATGCCGTGATGTCATCTCTAtggtggactcatcagagagtaggTCAAGACCTGCGACAACAATTCTGGCGTTGCCCGAACAGGGACCTGAGTGCTTCATCTGAGACCCTGCCGACTCCAGTAATGGACCAGGGGACTTCCCGGGATTAGTGGCATCACATAGCGCTGGGGTGAGAATACTGATTATATTCTGCCTACGTCATTCCACTTGTGGACGGGTTTTCCCCTTCTTCTAGTCGACCAGGATCAGGTAAAATCACGGGCTTGCCTGGTTCAGGTACCCTTGAACCCAGATATTGACCCTCATTGTGTGGTTACTGATGACTCCACTGTTAGACTAAAATGATTGACCCCATGATCTTTGTGTGGTGTGCTTGTGGAGTGTTTGTTGTTTGTCTGTTCATATACCTGTGTTATCAATCTTGGAAGCAAGCTAATACAGTAACCTGTGAGCACAGTAAACCTGTAGTTTAGGAGTAAcgcaggaggacatagcctactctaggtgagaaggaaaggtccgtctgatagttttcagcctgcacgGATAGGACTAACGCAGGAGGACATGGCCTACTCTAGGTCAGGAGGAAAGGTTCGGCTGATAAGTTTTCAGCCTGCATGTATACTAGCAATAGAATGGGGAATCAAGAGAGTACAGGGTTCCATAGTACTAGAGAATTAGTCCAGGGAAAGTAATCCCAGAAACAGGTTAGTGTGCTCTTGAAGGCAGGAGGCTTCCACCCCTCAGGGGAATTAGATTCAGGTAAATGACATGACTTCATGAAAACCAGTCTCAAGTGGTACACGATCCAAAGTAGAGGACAGCGCAGCTGATAGTGGACCTCCGAATTACCATGTTGCTAGTAGGTATCAGCCATGGTCTCCCACAGAACAGATGTCTTTGACTGCACAGCTGCCAGACATTAACCAACGACCTATGACTTttgccagacagtgtggggtgataCAGCACACTTACCAGGCAACCAGACAGGACATGCAACAGTTAGTGCGTTCAGCCCTGGGGGAAGCACCTTCTACCCGACTGACAGCTGAGACATTTAAAATGTACCCAGGGGGAAATGGTCCCCAAGGTGGAGaacctaaggccggcctcacactagcgtgttttacagacgtaagagaggtgctgaaaatacggattgtatACGGtacaaattggcgtgggctcccgcgcaattttctccgccagaatgtgaCTGAGGGCAGAAAACTGAAAAGGGGTACAAGATGGCGGGGACCAGACCGTCTGGATGTTGGCACATCTTCATCCTTGGGTACTTCATCCACCACTCCCTCTTTTTTAGAGAACAGGGACATACGGTACCACCTTTGAGGACGGACGGTTGTACAAAAATAACCCAGCAAGCTGAGGAATCAATTCTGAGCCGCCACGGGGCAAATGAAGGGTATAATGAGATTATCAATTTATCCAATCATAATTTGACAAGAGAAGAAAAAAATATACTGCAGGCTGGATTATCATTTGTTCCAACAACTAGATTTGACCCTTTTGTATGGGTCAAGGATATCAATCTATTTCTGAGGAAACTCAGATGGAAAAAATTCTTTGCCCATAATGACAGTAATAAATGTCAGCAACTTGGTCTATTACCAGATGATCTGGAAGACGTACGTCTCCTCGCAGGTTTGGCAGAGGAAGGGGCAAGGGGTCTAGGGGAAGGACCTTTTACAGACCTCAAATTGAGAAGTAAGAAAATGCCCCCACTGGGTGACCAAGGGATTATTGACGCTTTTCAAAAATTGGTCGTGGCGGAGATAAAAAAAAATAGATCCAAAAAATAGTGCTGCTCCTCCCAACATAACCGAGGGGGAAAAGATTGCTTTAGAGAATTTACAAATGGATACCTCTCTGGTAATCAAACCCTCGGATAAGGGAGGCAACATGGTACTAATGGATAGACTTGATTACGAGAGAATGTGCAACGATATCCTGTCTGACACGTCTACATATGAGATCCTACGTCAGGATCCATCTTTGAAATACAAAAAAACGTTGAATGAGATCCTTGTCAAAGCAAAAACAACTCTGTTAATCTCCAATGAGGAAttaaatttggttttccataggtttacatggtactgtacaatgcatggaaaactgctgccaaatctgcaccgtatgcacataccctatttccaaccctaaccctaattcaaaccctaattctaaccgtaaatctaaccctaactctaaccctaacactaattctaaccctaaccctagttctaaccctaaccctaattctaacctttaTACTAACCCTAAATATAACCCtaattctatccctaaccctaattctaaccctagttctaaccctaaccctagttctaatcctaaccctgtgggggtgataaagggggaattatttactacttttttttattttgatcactgtgatacgttctatcacagtgatcaaaatgtacctcggGAATGaataatctgccggccggcattttggaagatggcggtgcccatcgctAAAGACCGCCGGCACTGGGAGGGATGTCAGGACTCAGGAGGCACATAGGGGGtgagatcggacagcggggggatgGAGGACAGGATGGGGGTCAGAGAAAAGGATGGGGGCGGAtgacaggatggaggggagaggagggctgtggcagatcgccgctgtcagtcggtggtggtggtggatcggGGTCTCCaggcatggctgatgatattgaaaACAAAAATCCCAAATGCATAGTGTGAGAAAACGAGGTCTGACGAAAATAACGCCAGCCACCCCCGAACTCACTAAATCTGCTCAGAGCATATCACAATGCAAGGAGAAAAAGCAGAGCATAGATGAACATTTCataaaacaaactttattcaaaaagtAGTACAAAGACATATACTTTAATATTTGAGCGTTATAAATTAGTAATGAGAGCACAACGATTAATGCTTGAAATATGCTGTAAAAAGGCCCCCCTGCCGCCTACCCCCCCCCACAGAGCTGTAACTGCCAATACAGGAGCACACAAAGGACCCCTGCGCCACCCCCCAAAAATAGAGGGGAAAGGGGAAAATGGTAACTAGCCCAACACTATTGACAGGCAGATAAAGGCATCAATGTGCCTGACCTGGAGGGCAAGCACCCATACATGCAGCAGAAAGAGTGTCCGTACTAGGATACCATAGTGGCATAAAACATCATATTCGCTAACATGGGGGTAAAGACTTACCAGGTGCGAGGGCAGGAGGTGGTCCCCGATGCTCCTCTGAGTCCAGATTCGAGGCACAGGCCTCGGATCTGAAAGACCGCTTCCTTGCTCGGGGTTATAGTCAGAGATCTATCAAATACGGCTATAATCGTGCCAAGAAAACCCCACGTAAGACTCTACTACATTCGCTCAGTAAACGGACCAACAAGGATGGGACTGATGCCATCCGTTTTATTTCAACTTATAATCATGAGTGGAGGAATATGCGCTCCATCCTGGCTAAACACTGGTCCATTCTGGGGACTGAGCCCTCCCTGGCGGCCTCCCTTGGCCCTTGTCCACAGATGACCTCTAGGAGGTGTAAGAATCTTAATGATTTATTAGTACGCAGCCATTATGTCCCCACCCCGCATAACCCATTTGGTACGAGGGGACCCAATTTGGGGTGTTTTccgtgtgggcactgtcttgcctgcaccaatgtcctgcgctgtTCTAGCTTCATGTCTGCAAATGGAAGAAGAAAATTTGATATTAGAGAACGAATTTCCTGTAGCACAACCAATGTAATATATTATGCTACATGTCCCTGCCCCATGGTGTACGTGGGGCTAACAACTCGGGAATTGAGAGTCAGagtccgtgagcatgtgcgggacattggtgctgcCAGGACAGTGCCTGACGTTTCTGATTTAAAATCAATTCCACGTCACTTCACGTCGCACCATAAGTGTGACGCAAAATTACTTAAGGTGAGAGGCATTGATGCCTTACATCTGGGTATTCGGGGTGGGGATCATAAGAAGCTGCTAGCACAAAAAGAAACTAAATGGATAGTGCAATTAGGTACAATGTCACCAAACGGCCTTAACGAGGCACTAAGTTTTGCCCCCTACTTGTAATTCCTCCTCTTGGCGTGTTGAGATATACTCTTCACCTCCTGCCCTTCTTTCTTTTGAATATGATATGTGTTATAAACCTCCTCCCCTCCCCCCATCTGGCCCTCCATACCCGATAAGCAGTCGGGTTGTTGTTTTtatgctttttatttttatgcatGTGATTTTAATTCTTGTCTTTTTTGTTTGCATTATTATTAGTGATTTGAACTGACGTCATGCCTTAAGGTTCATTTTGAATATGTCCTTGGCCTCATTAACATCTATCATGAATATCACCCCAGTTGGGGTAAAGGGGACCCACCAACAAAGACTACCATGAAAATGAATGTGAAAATCCTCTTCTATTGTTATGGATATTACCTTTGGAAAAGAGGAATACACTCACCATAGCATGGATTTAATGCACAAAAATTGGACTATTTTCTTACTTATGTATTTACTTATGTGTGCATTTCCTGTGCTTATGAAGGTGGTCTCATGGGACTTATATATGACGGGTCTTCACTTTTTTCATAGGGCGGCTTGCAGAGTTGAGAATGATTATTTATTCATTATTTATAATTACATCCTGCTTTCATTGGTGGCCGTGCGTATCGCGCTGCGTTCTGTGGTGCCTCGGTGTGAACCGGCGTCTTTAGGGCTCGTCCGCACACCTGGGCTGCTCCCAGGGGTGCGCACTTGTCTTGACGCTGTGTTTCACTGCCAGAACCTGCCGGACGCAGTGCGCATGTGCCGACAGCGCCACTGTGATTGGCCGCCGGCGAGCATGTGATCAGGGGCTATTTTAAGGTCCTTTTGTGCACAAAGCacttatccccttgaggaagcagcactgtgcggccgcgaaacgcgcgtcggggaccacctcctGACTGCTTCCCCACCCTGCCCTCGCACCTGGTAAGTCTTTACCCCCATGTTAGCGAATATGATATTTTATGCCACTATGGTATCCTAGTACGGACACTCTTTCTGCTGCATGTATGGGTGCTTGCCCTCCAGGTCAGGCACATTGATGCCTTTATCTGCCTGTCAATAGTGTTGGGCTAGTTACCATTTTCCCCTTTCCCCTCTATTTTTGGGGGGTGGCGCAGGGGTCCTTTGTGTGCTCCTGTATTGGCAGTTACAGCTCTGTGGGGGGGTAGGCGGCAGGGGGGTCTTTTTTTACAGCATATTTCAAGCATTAATCGTTGTGCTCTCATTACTAATTTATAACGCTCAAATATTAAAGTATATGTCTTTGTACTactttttgaataaagtttgttttatGAAATGTTCATCTATGCTCTGCTTTTTCTCCTTGCattatggctgatgatattgcagcatcggccatgggtggattgtaatatttcagcatGTTTCACTGGTGAaacattacaaattgctctgattggctgtttcactttcaacagccaatcagagcgatcatagccacgtgggggcaaagccacccccccggctgaagtacctctccccctgtccctgcaggtcgggtgaaattacagttaacccttttacCCGGCCGGCAGGGACGCGGTtattctgtgacgcagcatatgcataacaggtcggattggcaccgactttcatgacacatacactgtgtcacaggtcgggaaagggttaactAATGTCGTTACTCACATAACTcttcacatacagttagggccagaaatatttggacagtgacacaattttcgcgagttgggctctgcatgccaccacattggatttgaaatgaaacctctacaacagaattcaagtgcagattgtaacgtttaatttgaagggttgaacaaaaatatctgatagaaaatgtaggaattgtacacatttctttacaaacactccacattttaggaggtcaaaagtaattggacaaataaacataacccaaacaaaatatttttgttttcaatattttgttgcaaatcctttggaggcaatcactgccttaagtctggaacccatggacatcaccaaacgctgggtttcctccttcttaatgctttgccaggcctttacagccgcagccttcaggtcttgcttgtttgtgggtctttccgtcttaagtctggatttgagcaagtgaaatgcatgctcaattgggtttagatctggagattgacttggccattgcagaatgttccactttttggcactcatgaactcctgggtagctttggatgtatgcttggggtcattgtccatctgtactatgaagcgccgtccaatcaactttgcagcatttggctgaatctgggctgaaagtatatcccggtacacttcagaattcatccggctactcttgtctgctcttatgtcatcaataaacacaagtgacccagtgccattgaaagccatgcatgcccatgccatcacgttgcctccaccatgttttacagaggatgtggtgtgccttggatcatgtgccgttccctttcttctccaaacttttttcttcccatcattctggtacaggttgatctttgtctcatctgtccatagaatacttttccagaactgagctggcttcttgaggtgtttttctgcaaatttatctctggcctgtctatttttggtattgaggaatggtttgcatctagatgtgaaccctttgtatttactgtcatggagtcttctctttactgttgacttagagacagatacacctacttcactgagagtgttctggacttcagttgatgttgtgaacgggttcttcttcaccaaattaagtatgcggcgatcatccaccactgttgtcatccgtggacgcccaggcctttttgagttcccaagctcaccagtcaattccttttttctcagaatgtacccaactgttgattttgctactccaagcatgtctgctatctctctgatggatttttttcttttttttcagcctcaggatgttctgcttcacctcaattgagagttcctttgaccgcatgttgtctgctcacagcaacagcttccaaatgcaaaaccacacacctggaatccacccctgaccttttaactacttaattgattacaggttaacgagggagacgccttcagagttaattgcagcccttagagtccattgtccaattacttttggtcccttgaaaaagaggacgctatgcattacagagctatgattcctaaaccctttctccgatttggatgtggaaactatcatattgcagctgggagtgtgcactttcagcccatattatatatataattgtatttctgaacatgtttttgtaaacagctaaaataacaaaacttgtgtcactgtccaaatatttctggccctaactgtattgacAACGGTATTGTCCTTGTCACAAACACTACTTACTACCATATGGCACCACTTATTCACTCTCACAATGCCCTGCAGCTCCTCCTATCAACCTTTGTGCATGCCAAACATACATGCTAATGACTTTGATGTAATTTATTGTCTCCATTCTGGCTAGAACTCCGATAACGGCATTTCAATAGCTGCAAAGTTAGTTAGCGAAAGGTTTTCCAAGATGGCAACTCACTCCGATATGGCTGTTCAACATATTTAGTACAGATCATTCTTGTACAATGAGTGTTTATATTTTAAcatggccaaacatgaggaatgacaagaggtTGTCCTAGCAGTGGTCAACCTCTTTAAGAAGATATAATTTTCAGCTAAAATATTTccaacattttgaacatgaaaaagacttctCCCCTGCGTGACTTCCTTGATGTTTATTAAGTGTTGATTTCAGTGGAAAGGATTCCCCACATTAAGAAAATTAAAAAGGCTTCTCccgtgtgtgagttctctgatgattaacaagacttgatttatctacaaaacatttcccacattctgaacaggtaaaAGGCTACTTCCCTTTGTGAGTTCtttggtgcctaaccaaatctgatttctggataaaacatttcccacattctgaacaggaaaaaggcttctcccccgtgtgagttctctggtgcttaacaaaacttgatttctggctaaaacatttcccacattctgaacaggaaaaaggcttctcccctgtgtgagttctatggtgcttaaccaaatctgatttctggttaaaacatttcccacattctgaacatgaaaaagccttctcccctgtgtgagttctctgatgattaataaaatatgatttctggttaaaacatttcccacattctgaacaggaaaaaggcttcttccctttgtgagttctctggtgcttaacaaaatttgatttctggataatacatttcccacattctgaacaggaaaaaggctttttccctgtgtgagttctttggtgcctaaccaaatctgatttctggctaaaacatttcccacattctgaacaggaaaaaggcttctcccctgtgtgagttctatggtgattaaccaaatctgatttctggttaaaacatttcccacattctgaacaggaaaaaggcttctcccccgtgtgagttctctggtgcttaacaaaacttgatttctggctaaaacatttcccacattctgaacatgaaaaaggcttctcccctgtgtgagttctctgatgattaacaagatgtgatttatctacaaaacatttcgcacattctgaacaggaaaaaggcttctcccctgtgtgagttctttggtgcctaaccaaatctgatttctggataaaacatttcccacattttgaacatgagaatggcttctcccctgtgtgggttctctggtggctatcaagatgcgctttctggttaaaacattttccacattctgaacaggaaaaaggcttctcccctgtgtgaattctctggtgcttaaccaaatgtgatttctggttaacacatttcccacattctgaacatgaaaatcttTTCTCTGTTATGTAAATTTTTTCATgtttaaaaaaagtatttttgagaaaactatttccatattctgaatatgaaaatg is a window encoding:
- the LOC138666951 gene encoding oocyte zinc finger protein XlCOF22-like isoform X1, which gives rise to MWSAALQVEVSTISDRLSEDLLYKRIFLIYSSRIDMDRHKMVERIFHLTLEILFRLTGEDYTVVKKTSSECCQDPVSEGWGRPLSPIFRPPPHPLMHEEINDQRILELIYKMIELLTGEISIRCRDVAVYFSMEEWEYLEGHKDLYKDVVMEDPQHLTSPDLSIKRTTPERCPHPLLPQDCKQENPNVPQDHQGEDLTHINTTETYVRGDERCKEETPTYDYPADGCTRRSEGQLTSSVCKSDDLENKQDTIEVNAITPDIPSSLHSKDLSSDPLKQILSSDSLPTTKEYQSNNISIKKLTDSKGKKPFSYSEYGNSFLKNTFFKHEKIYITEKRFSCSECGKCVNQKSHLVKHQRIHTGEKPFSCSECGKCFNQKAHLDSHQRTHTGEKPFSCSKCGKCFIQKSDLVRHQRTHTGEKPFSCSECAKCFVDKSHLVNHQRTHTGEKPFSCSECGKCFSQKSSFVKHQRTHTGEKPFSCSECGKCFNQKSDLVNHHRTHTGEKPFSCSECGKCFSQKSDLVRHQRTHTGKKPFSCSECGKCIIQKSNFVKHQRTHKGKKPFSCSECGKCFNQKSYFINHQRTHTGEKAFSCSECGKCFNQKSDLVKHHRTHTGEKPFSCSECGKCFSQKSSFVKHQRTHTGEKPFSCSECGKCFIQKSDLVRHQRTHKGK
- the LOC138666951 gene encoding oocyte zinc finger protein XlCOF22-like isoform X2, yielding MWSAALQVEVSTISDRLSEDLLYKRIFLIYSSRIDMDRHKMVERIFHLTLEILFRLTGEDYTVVKKTSSECCQDPVSEGWGRPLSPIFRPPPHPLMHEEINDQRILELIYKMIELLTGEISIRCRDVAVYFSMEEWEYLEGHKDLYKDVVMEDPQHLTSPDLSIKRTTPERCPHPLLPQDCKQENPNVPQDHQGEDLTHINTTETYVRGDERCKEETPTYDYPDGCTRRSEGQLTSSVCKSDDLENKQDTIEVNAITPDIPSSLHSKDLSSDPLKQILSSDSLPTTKEYQSNNISIKKLTDSKGKKPFSYSEYGNSFLKNTFFKHEKIYITEKRFSCSECGKCVNQKSHLVKHQRIHTGEKPFSCSECGKCFNQKAHLDSHQRTHTGEKPFSCSKCGKCFIQKSDLVRHQRTHTGEKPFSCSECAKCFVDKSHLVNHQRTHTGEKPFSCSECGKCFSQKSSFVKHQRTHTGEKPFSCSECGKCFNQKSDLVNHHRTHTGEKPFSCSECGKCFSQKSDLVRHQRTHTGKKPFSCSECGKCIIQKSNFVKHQRTHKGKKPFSCSECGKCFNQKSYFINHQRTHTGEKAFSCSECGKCFNQKSDLVKHHRTHTGEKPFSCSECGKCFSQKSSFVKHQRTHTGEKPFSCSECGKCFIQKSDLVRHQRTHKGK